In Apium graveolens cultivar Ventura chromosome 10, ASM990537v1, whole genome shotgun sequence, the following are encoded in one genomic region:
- the LOC141693487 gene encoding uncharacterized protein LOC141693487 isoform X3, whose protein sequence is MVILKYWSDEDVQDKAKKNVANRKKVTGTHIAGRTSFVQLRSEMKITNLDGEYTTISAKHQLYPKTHMGHTNRANPDQELD, encoded by the exons ATGGTAATTCTCAAGTATTGGAGTGACGAAGATGTGCAAGACAAAGCTAAAAAAAATGTAGCAAACCGGAAAAAGGTGACTGGTACTCACATTGCTGGTCGTACTAGTTTCGTCCAGCTTCGTAGTGAAATG AAAATTACTAACTTGGATGGTGAATATACAACAATTTCTGCAAAGCATCAATTATATCCAAAAACTCACATGGGTCATACAAACAGG GCAAACCCAGATCAGGAATTAGACTGA
- the LOC141693487 gene encoding uncharacterized protein LOC141693487 isoform X2, with the protein MKKLRKKVVERKRRVEKGKDVTVRRTMRSLVNNAQKATDGVKSPPTSLKPVGRHPSPPLPPSPPLPIDLTKLESVPNNQVISTMDAYLKIQK; encoded by the exons AtgaaaaaattaagaaaaaaggTTGTAGAG CGTAAAAGGAGAGTTGAGAAGGGAAAGGATGTCACGGTCAGACGAACGATGCGTTCATTAGTTAATAATGCCCAAAAG GCTACTGATGGGGTGAAATCACCACCTACGTCGTTAAAACCAGTTGGCCGCCATCCATCCCCTCCACTACCTCCATCCCCTCCACTACCTATTGATCTCACCAAGCTAGAAAGTGTTCCTAACAACCAAGTAATTAGTACTATGGATGCATacttaaaaattcaaaaatag
- the LOC141693230 gene encoding uncharacterized protein LOC141693230, translating into MISVTLVLLVTSVVGMMAGRRASSGRGGKGSRGGRGRDGEVSGRGTGGGRGSGGQGSGGGEGSGSGGGQEENDGNGGQEDNDVSGEHEENDNSGDRPNTDGCGCRGQSSGASGGGEGSGTGARGGTRRRRRHRQIDEDENSEYLYWDDEGRQILPLGVDSDPHKYRTRGYSPGGFGTYPSAAKIVRITGNLIDCPKPLRNLLAIIRMFWPDGCIGIKEIDRKSPEFWNKCINEFLRYYTWDSRFATEDEARASTLVHMRDNMRRTLADDRERADDKIAEDGGTYADHRAHI; encoded by the exons ATGATTTCTGTTACACTCGTCTTACTCGTTACAAG CGTTGTAGGGATGATGGCCGGGAGGAGGGCTTCGAGTGGCAGAGGTGGCAAGGGTTCTCGTGGTGGTCGTGGACGCGATGGTGAGGTAAGTGGCAGGGGTACTGGTGGTGGTCGTGGAAGCGGTGGTCAGGGAAGTGGTGGTGGTGAGGGTAGTGGCAGTGGAGGTGGTCAGGAGGAGAATGATGGAAATGGTGGTCAGGAGGATAACGATGTTTCTGGCGAACATGAGGAAAATGATAACAGTGGTGACAGGCCAAACACCGATGGTTGCGGTTGTAGGGGGCAGAGTAGCGGTGCAAGTGGTGGTGGAGAGGGTAGTGGTACCGGTGCTAGAGGAGGTACAAGGAGAAGACGTAGGCATCGACAGATAGATGAAGATGAAAATTCAGAATATCTTTATTGGGATGATGAAGGGAGGCAGATTCTTCCACTTGGGGTGGATTCTGACCCTCATAAATATAGGACACGTGGTTATTCTCCTGGTGGATTTGGTACATACCCTAGTGCTGCGAAGATTGTTCGAATTACCGGTAACTT GATTGATTGTCCAAAGCCGTTACGAAATTTATTGGCGATTATTCGCATGTTTTGGCCAGATGGTTGTATTGGCATCAAAGAAATTGATAGAAAATCTCCCGAATTCTGGAATAAATGTATAAATGAATTCTTG CGCTACTACACATGGGACTCGAGATTTGCCACTGAAGATGAGGCAAGGGCTTCAACACTGGTGCATATGCGTGATAACATGCGTCGTACACTTGCCGATGATAGGGAAAGGGCTGATGATAAGATTGCCGAAGACGGAGGGACTTATGCAGATCATAGGGCCCATATATGA
- the LOC141693487 gene encoding uncharacterized protein LOC141693487 isoform X1: MKKLRKKVVEVWSDLELEFDRLYICGHDSLSEKEDAHVILSGRKRRVEKGKDVTVRRTMRSLVNNAQKATDGVKSPPTSLKPVGRHPSPPLPPSPPLPIDLTKLESVPNNQVISTMDAYLKIQK, translated from the exons AtgaaaaaattaagaaaaaaggTTGTAGAGGTATGGTCTGATCTGGAATTGGAATTTGACAGACTGTATATTTGTGGACATGACAGTTTAAGTGAAAAGGAAGACGCACATGTTATTCTTTCCGGT CGTAAAAGGAGAGTTGAGAAGGGAAAGGATGTCACGGTCAGACGAACGATGCGTTCATTAGTTAATAATGCCCAAAAG GCTACTGATGGGGTGAAATCACCACCTACGTCGTTAAAACCAGTTGGCCGCCATCCATCCCCTCCACTACCTCCATCCCCTCCACTACCTATTGATCTCACCAAGCTAGAAAGTGTTCCTAACAACCAAGTAATTAGTACTATGGATGCATacttaaaaattcaaaaatag